A single window of Salvia splendens isolate huo1 chromosome 6, SspV2, whole genome shotgun sequence DNA harbors:
- the LOC121808150 gene encoding CBL-interacting serine/threonine-protein kinase 12-like: MAAVANNNNNNNSKGSAASLSLKSPKQKELQGLLLGRYDVGRVIGHGTFAKVYHARNVKTGEGVAIKVTDKEKILKVGLMAHIKREISILRRVRHPNIVQLFEVMATKSKIFFVMEFVKGGELFSKVAKGRLKEEVARKYFQQLISAVAFCHARGVYHRDLKPENILLDEDGNLKVSDFGLSAIPEQIKQDGLFHTFCGTPAYVAPEVLSRKGYDAAKVDIWSCGVILFVLMAGYLPFHDQNVMFMYKKIHKGDFRCPRWFSPELIRLLTRLLDINPETRITIPEIMETKWFKKGFKHVKFYIEDDKLCSVDSSENSDEFALLDHSLSESEAELESRRRITSLPRPASLNAFDIISFSRGFDLSGLFDEGSDGGARFVSGAPVSTIISKLEEIAKVVSFAVRKKDCRVSLEGSRDGVKGPLSIAAEIFELTPSLRVVEVRKKGGDRQEYEDFCNSELKPGLQSLVTAENGVNSSYLPSDTE; this comes from the coding sequence ATGGCCGCCGTCGCcaacaataacaacaacaacaacagcaAGGGCTCCGCCGCGAGCTTATCGTTGAAATCGCCGAAGCAGAAGGAGCTGCAGGGGCTTCTATTAGGCCGATACGACGTCGGACGCGTCATCGGCCATGGAACCTTTGCGAAGGTCTACCACGCGCGGAACGTGAAGACGGGGGAGGGCGTCGCGATTAAGGTCACCGACAAGGAGAAGATCCTCAAGGTTGGTCTAATGGCGCACATCAAGCGCGAGATCTCGATTCTCCGGCGCGTGCGCCATCCCAACATCGTCCAATTGTTCGAGGTGATGGCGACTAAATCCAAGATCTTCTTCGTGATGGAGTTTGTGAAAGGCGGTGAGCTCTTCAGCAAGGTGGCGAAGGGGCGGCTCAAGGAGGAGGTGGCGCGGAAGTACTTCCAGCAGCTGATCTCCGCCGTGGCGTTCTGCCACGCGCGCGGCGTCTACCACCGTGATTTGAAGCCGGAAAATATCCTACTCGACGAGGACGGTAACCTAAAAGTCTCCGATTTTGGATTGAGCGCGATTCCAGAGCAAATTAAGCAAGACGGACTATTCCATACTTTCTGTGGCACGCCGGCGTATGTCGCGCCGGAGGTTCTCTCGAGGAAGGGCTACGACGCGGCGAAGGTCGATATCTGGAGCTGTGGtgtgattttgtttgttttaatgGCGGGATATTTGCCGTTTCATGATCAAAATGTGATGTTTATGTATAAGAAGATTCACAAAGGGGATTTCCGGTGCCCTAGGTGGTTCTCCCCCGAATTGATTCGTTTATTAACTCGTTTGCTTGATATAAATCCTGAAACTAGGATTACTATACCGGAAATTATGGAGACGAAGTGGTTTAAGAAGGGATTTAAGCATGTGAAATTCTACATAGAAGATGATAAGTTGTGCAGTGTCGATTCGTCTGAGAATAGTGATGAGTTTGCTTTGCTTGATCATTCATTGTCTGAGTCGGAGGCTGAGTTGGAGAGCAGGCGGAGGATCACTAGCCTCCCTAGGCCGGCTAGCTTAAATGCGTTCGATATCATCTCCTTCTCACGTGGCTTTGATCTGTCGGGGCTGTTTGATGAGGGATCAGATGGAGGGGCGAGGTTTGTTTCAGGGGCGCCAGTATCAACTATCATATCAAAGCTGGAGGAGATAGCCAAGGTTGTGAGCTTTGCAGTGAGGAAGAAGGATTGCAGAGTGAGTTTAGAGGGATCTAGGGATGGTGTGAAGGGGCCACTGTCAATCGCAGCTGAGATATTCGAGCTAACACCTTCATTGAGAGTGGTTGAGGTCAGAAAAAAGGGGGGTGATAGGCAAGAATATGAGGATTTCTGCAACAGTGAGCTGAAGCCAGGGTTGCAGAGCCTTGTTACAGCGGAAAATGGTGTGAATTCTTCTTACTTACCTTCAGATACTGAATAG